Proteins encoded together in one Canis aureus isolate CA01 chromosome 21, VMU_Caureus_v.1.0, whole genome shotgun sequence window:
- the LOC144293329 gene encoding olfactory receptor 10AG1-like, which yields MLNLPFPQMKHQEKPPEDNLTELIEFVLSDFADVPHLQWLLFGLFLVIYIIIVMSNGIIFLITKLDPSLQTPMYFFLGNFSFLEICYVSVTLPRMLMNLWTQRRTISLVACATQMCCILVLGTTECFLLAVMAYDRYMAICNPLHYPLMMNQKTCIQLAAGSWISGIPVQIGQTVQIFSLPFCGSNLIDHFFCDIPPVLKLACGNTFVNEMMVYIVAVLIVTVPFLLILISYGKIISTILKLHSATSRAKAFSTCSSHLTVVVLFFGSAIITYLRPKASHSARIDKVLSLFYTVVTPMFNPLIYSLRNKEVITALRKLLCK from the coding sequence ATGCTAAATTTACCCTTTCCACAGATGAAACACCAAGAAAAACCACCAGAAGATAATCTAACTGAACTGATAGAATTTGTTCTCTCGGACTTTGCTGATGTTCCCCATCTCCAGTGGCTTCTATTTGGACTGTTCTTAGTCATCTACATCATTATTGTGATGAGTAACGGCATCATTTTTCTAATAACAAAACTGGACCCTTCTCTCCAGACCCCTATGTACTTTTTCCTAggcaatttttcctttttggaaatcTGCTATGTATCAGTTACTCTCCCCAGAATGCTCATGAACCTTTGGACCCAGAGAAGAACAATTTCTTTAGTTGCCTGTGCTACCCAAATGTGCTGCATTCTTGTGCTGGGAACCACCGAATGTTTCCTTCTAGCAGTGATGGCCTATGATCGCTATATGGCCATTTGCAACCCTCTACACTACCCTTTAATGATGAACCAAAAAACTTGTATTCAGCTGGCGGCTGGCTCCTGGATCAGTGGAATTCCAGTCCAGATAGGGCAAACAGTCCagattttctctctgcccttttgTGGCTCTAATTTAATTGACCACTTCTTCTGTGACATCCCCCCAGTACTCAAGCTTGCTTGTGGGAACACATTTGTGAATGAAATGATGGTCTACATAGTTGCCGTGTTGATTGTCACAGTTCCATTTCTGTTGATACTTATTTCCTATGGCAAAATCATCTCCACAATCCTTAAATTGCATTCAGCCACAAGTCGGGCCAAAGCCTTCTCCACCTGTTCATCTCATCTTACAGTTGTGGTGTTGTTCTTTGGATCAGCCATTATTACCTATTTAAGACCCAAAGCCAGTCACTCAGCAAGAATTGACAAAGTGCTTTCTCTTTTCTACACAGTTGTGACTCCCATGTTTAATCCTCTCATATACAGTCTAAGGAACAAGGAAGTCATAACAGCTTTGAGAAAATTGCTATGTAAATAA